The following are from one region of the Capsicum annuum cultivar UCD-10X-F1 chromosome 1, UCD10Xv1.1, whole genome shotgun sequence genome:
- the LOC124886550 gene encoding uncharacterized protein LOC124886550 → MISKAIDDPSQRENLFHTKCLVKGSVCTLVIDSGSCANIVSVAMVNFLKLPTTLHTSPYKLQWLNECGELKVMRQCVIRFKVGNYHDEVLCDVIPMQACHLLLGRPWQYDRSTKHDGRSNRYTLEKDGRKVTLHPLLPSQVNELHQRMKELKEKGKKYENKEKKGEPVGGVVGVSGAASISNGKETMVMLVRKKKLFVDHDEDTPMLLLAHCFNTNLTNSSISPLISRVAGL, encoded by the coding sequence atgattagtaaggcaatagatgacCCTAGCCaaagggagaatctattccatactaagtgCCTTGTGAAGGGtagtgtgtgcactttggtgatagatagtggtagttgtgcaaatattgttagtgttgctatggtgaacttcttgaaattgcccaCTACACTTCATACTAGCCCTTATAAGTTGCAATGGTTAAATGAATGTGGTGAATTGAAAGTcatgaggcaatgtgtgatacggttTAAGGTAGGAAACTACCATGACGAAGTGCTTTGTGACGTAATACCAATGCAAgcgtgtcacttgttgttaggtagaccttggcaatatgataggtctaccaaacatgatgggaggtctaatcgatatacacttgagaaggatggccgaaAGGTCACACTTCATCCACTTTTGCCTTCACAAGTGAATGAGTTGCATCAAAGGatgaaagaattgaaagaaaaggggaagaaatacgaaaataaagaaaagaaggggGAACCGGTAGGAGGGGTAGTGGGGGTATCCGGGGCTGCCTCAATATCAAATGGAAAAGAAACTatggtgatgttggttagaaagaaGAAGCTCTtcgtggatcatgatgaggacacacccatgcttcttttggcacattgttttaacactaacctcactaattcttctatttctcctttgatttcccgtgttgcaggattatga
- the LOC107870638 gene encoding receptor kinase-like protein Xa21, translating into MSLQMNNLTGQIPQSLGSFLTRLQILDLSGNDLFGVVPFSIFNVSSLKLIDLGRNRISGDLPRGFCTRLPNLQGGLPRDMWNLTKLQDLYIARNNLTGNSSTLVMIDIGENQIHGNIPQELGHLSSLEELYLGSNMLAGEIPIGIFNISSLKVIALTANSLSGKLTSYLANSLPNLEGLYLGINQFSGTLPSSISNATKLNFLDLGRNMFSGNVPIDLGITLQQIQSINLQRNHFTNDPSSTGELSFLNSLSYCKFLKTIMIGDNQFRGILPKSSLTNLSLSLESFIAYDCGIRGEIPVEISNLTNLSWLTLGANELIGSIPQELGKLNKMQTLRMYYSQLDGIIPENLCNIKELYFLDLRRNRLTGKVLGCLGNISSLRNIYLDSNALSSDIPLNFWSNKDISIVSLSFNQLNGPSELEIGNMRGLRELYLSGNELFGQIPSTVGQLQNLVNLSLDMNRLDGAIPKTFEYLVSLEYFDLSHNNLSGQIPMSLTKLKHLIYLNVSFNELSGEIPDGGPFGTNNFEESNLIGKGSLGMVYKGTFTNETVVAVKVFNAQVQDAFKRFDLECKVLHNIRHRNLVKVISSCANLDFKALVLEYMPNRILIIGFTLTIISWI; encoded by the exons ATGTCTTTGCAAATGAATAATCTTACTGGTCAAATCCCACAAAGCCTTGGATCATTTCTCACTAGGCTTCAAATTCTTGATCTTTCTGGAAATGATCTATTTGGAGTTGTTCCATTTTCCATTTTCAATGTGTCTTCCTTAAAGCTCATTGATTTGGGACGAAATCGGATTAGTGGGGATCTGCCAAGGGGATTTTGTACTAGGCTTCCAAATCTGCAAG GAGGTTTGCCAAGAGACATGTGGAATTTGACAAAGCTTCAAGATTTATATATTGCTCGGAATAACCTTACAG GGAATTCGTCAACTTTGGTGATGATAGACATTGGTGAGAACCAAATCCATGGTAATATTCCTCAAGAACTAGGACATCTCTCTAGTCTTGAAGAATTATATCTTGGATCCAACATGTTAGCAGGTGAAATTCCGATTGGAATTTTCAACATTTCATCGCTAAAAGTAATAGCACTTACTGCAAATAGTCTGTCTGGCAAACTTACTTCATACTTGGCTAATAGCCTTCCAAATCTTGAGGGACTTTATCTTGGGATTAATCAGTTTAGTGGTACACTTCCTAGCTCCATATCAAATGCTACTAAGCTCAACTTTCTTGATCTTGGAAGGAACATGTTTAGTGGAAATGTACCAATTGATCTGGGAATAACTCTCCAGCAGATTCAAAGCATCAACTTGCAAAGGAATCACTTTACAAATGATCCCTCATCTACGGGTGAATTAAGTTTTCTAAATTCCCTCTCATATTGCAAGTTCTTGAAAACTATAATGATTGGAGACAACCAATTTAGGGGCATTCTTCCGAAATCATCCTTGACTAACTTGTCATTGTCTCTTGAGAGTTTCATCGCCTATGACTGTGGAATCAGGGGGGAAATCCCAGTTGAAATCAGTAACTTGACTAACTTGTCGTGGTTAACACTGGGAGCCAATGAGTTAATTGGTTCAATTCCTCAAGAATTGGGGAAGTTGAACAAGATGCAAACTTTGAGAATGTACTACAGCCAATTAGATGGGATCATACCTGAAAACTTATGCAATATCAAAGAATTGTACTTCTTGGACTTGAGAAGAAATCGACTAACAGGGAAAGTACTAGGGTGTTTGGGAAATATTTCTTcattaagaaatatatatttagattCCAATGCTTTAAGTTCAGATATTCCATTAAATTTTTGGAGTAATAAGGATATCTCAATTGTAAGTTTGTCGTTTAATCAGTTAAATGGTCCTTCGGAGTTGGAGATTGGAAATATGAGGGGTCTACGTGAGTTATATCTATCAGGAAATGAGTTGTTTGGTCAAATTCCAAGCACCGTTGGACAACTCCAGAATTTGGTTAACCTTTCATTAGATATGAATAGGTTAGATGGTGCTATACCTAAGACATTCGAATATTTGGTCAGCTTGGAATACTTCGATTTGTCACATAACAATTTATCAGGCCAAATTCCAATGTCATTGACAAAGCTTAAGCATCTCATCTATCTGAATGTCTCTTTCAATGAACTATCTGGTGAAATTCCAGATGGAGGTCCTTTTG GGACTAACAACTTTGAAGAATCGAATTTGATTGGAAAGGGAAGCCTTGGTATGGTTTATAAGGGGACATTTACAAATGAGACAGTAGTAGCCGTGAAGGTTTTCAATGCACAGGTGCAAGATGCATTCAAAAGGTTTGATTTGGAGTGTAAGGTTTTGCATAACATTCGACATAGGAATCTTGTTAAGGTGATAAGTAGTTGTGCAAATCTTGATTTCAAGGCACTGGTGCTAGAGTATATGCCTAATAGAATCTTGATTATTGGCTTTACTCTCACAATAATTTCTTGGATTTAA